A portion of the Stigmatella aurantiaca DW4/3-1 genome contains these proteins:
- a CDS encoding PilZ domain-containing protein: protein MTPTPSARPAADRFHPRVEANLMVKVLLPGRVVGAKARDLSMAGLFLHAHPADTLRELTLSIPLPDDREITITCSIRRRTAHGVALEFGTLDWDDFLALARFLHPRLP, encoded by the coding sequence ACCGCTTCCATCCCCGCGTGGAGGCCAACCTGATGGTCAAGGTCCTCCTGCCGGGACGTGTCGTCGGCGCCAAGGCGAGGGACCTGTCCATGGCCGGCCTCTTCCTCCACGCCCATCCCGCGGACACGCTGCGCGAGCTCACGCTCTCCATCCCCCTGCCGGATGACCGGGAGATCACCATCACGTGCTCCATCCGCCGGCGCACCGCGCACGGCGTGGCGCTCGAGTTCGGGACGCTCGACTGGGACGACTTCCTGGCGCTGGCCCGGTTCCTTCACCCCCGGCTGCCCTGA
- a CDS encoding response regulator gives MLPQLMPAERQTPFHILLVEDEPVIRELVRSMLSDGSVEVVCAADGVEGLKLAKSRIFHLILMDVVLPQLDGVSVCRILKSDPVTARIPLYMLTAKAKKSDVENATMAGADGYIHKPFRGTELMALVERLRLEAASA, from the coding sequence ATGTTGCCACAGCTCATGCCCGCCGAACGCCAAACCCCCTTCCACATCCTGCTCGTCGAGGACGAGCCGGTCATCCGTGAACTGGTTCGCTCGATGTTGAGCGATGGCTCGGTGGAAGTGGTGTGCGCGGCGGATGGGGTCGAGGGGCTGAAGCTGGCGAAGAGCCGCATATTCCACCTCATCCTGATGGACGTGGTGTTGCCGCAGCTCGACGGCGTCTCGGTGTGCCGCATCCTCAAGAGCGACCCGGTGACGGCCCGCATCCCGCTCTACATGCTGACGGCGAAGGCGAAAAAGTCGGATGTGGAGAATGCCACGATGGCGGGCGCGGACGGCTACATCCACAAGCCCTTCCGGGGCACGGAGCTGATGGCCCTGGTGGAGCGGCTGCGCCTGGAAGCGGCCTCCGCCTGA